From a single Scylla paramamosain isolate STU-SP2022 chromosome 28, ASM3559412v1, whole genome shotgun sequence genomic region:
- the LOC135114809 gene encoding DNA replication factor Cdt1-like, translated as MAPETEEGAKEEQSSLTASPSKLPKLDGAKLTPQQMKEALGTCGRLDELRARLLRVNQCGEKLRQFREKNLSGSHSPKLLSPRKADTGLQLEKFTTLEIQLPASPKKTPIKTPIKSPLKPPAFERYQHLVGKPSDEFALPFKYRLVKEVFRCVDTVVSILHNRQELITYSKLKPAVQQMLSRTFSEQYLGQIRSVFPLAYFFKQESIKNGISTGTAGGGKSSYQLTIKANLDYKPSTAQKNLSKMFESSPAPQMTKTHFRKMDSIVMVERRNIFHNLLIDQVKEYHDQFLQSLDPPISSAGMNIKRWHPEFPLEDVPEVEAAALPQPPHVDKLDTARDVLEKTQSLLSVNPRMEQAVIDAAAKVPHKPETAPAPPPETPVQPANVCAALKGISSSLLEKVRAREAAKRAKEMTRSSKENKELEMLSRLPEMARIIRNTFVTEKKAALTWEMVVVKIAASNSSMIGSSEVDRHLHLLVEVVPGWCTIHKVRSGVFLKINKGRELSSVEDELNRVIKERQ; from the exons ATGGCACCGGAGACTGAGGAGGGTGCCAAAGAG GAACAGAGCAGCCTCACAGCATCACCATCAAAACTCCCAAAGCTGGACGGGGCG AAACTGACACCCCAGCAGATGAAGGAGGCTCTGGGGACATGTGGGAGGTTGGATGAGCTACGGGCGAGGCTGCTGCGCGTCAACCAGTGTGGGGAGAAGCTGCGACAGTTCAGGGAAAAGAACCTCTCTGGCTCACACTCCCCCAAGCTCCTCTCTCCCAGGAAAGCTGATACAGGGCTTCAGCTGGAAAAGTTCACTACTCTTGAAATTCAGTTGCCTGCCAG CCCAAAGAAGACCCCAATCAAGACCCCAATTAAGTCCCCCCTCAAGCCGCCAGCCTTTGAGCGCTACCAACACCTGGTGGGGAAGCCATCTGATGAGTTTGCCCTGCCCTTTAAGTACCGGCTGGTGAAGGAGGTGTTCCGCTGTGTGGATACTGTGGTCTCAATTCTCCACAATAGACAGGAGTTGATCACATACTCTAAATTGAAGCCAGCTGTGCAGCAGATGttgagcag GACCTTCAGTGAGCAGTATCTTGGCCAAATTAGGTCTGTGTTCCCTCTAGCATACTTCTTCAAGCAGGAGAGCATAAAGAATGGCATTAGCACTGGCACAGCAGGAG gAGGCAAGAGTTCCTACCAGCTAACAATCAAAGCTAACCTGGACTATAAGCCATCCACAGCCCAGAAGAACCTGTCCAAGATGTTTGAGAGTTCCCCAGCACCTCAGATGACAAAG ACACACTTCCGCAAGATGGACTCgatagtgatggtggagcgGCGTAACATCTTCCACAACCTCCTCATTGACCAGGTGAAGGAGTACCATGACCAgttcctgcag TCCCTGGATCCCCCTATCTCAAGTGCTGGCATGAACATCAAGAGGTGGCACCCAGAGTTCCCCCTGGAGGACGTGCCTGAGGTGGAGGCAGCTGCTCTTCCCCAGCCGCCCCATGTGGATAAGCTGGACACTGCGAGAGACGTGTTGG AGAAAACCCAGTCCCTGCTGTCAGTAAACCCTCGGATGGAGCAGGCAGTGATAGATGCAGCGGCCAAGGTGCCACACAAGCCAGAGACAGCCCCAGCACCACCTCCAGAGACACCTGTCCAGCCAGCCAACGTGTGTGCTGCTCTCAAGGGCATCTCAAGCTCACTGCTGGAGAAG GTGCGGGCGCGTGAGGCAGCCAAGCGAGCCAAGGAGATGACCCGCAGCagcaaggaaaacaaggagcTGGAGATGCTGTCCAGGCTGCCAGAGATGGCCAGAATCATCCGCAACACTTTTGTGACAGAGAAGAAGGCAGCCCTGACctgggagatggtggtggtcaagatTGCTGCCAGTAACTCCTCCATGATTGGTTCCA GTGAGGTGGACCGCCATCTACACctgctggtggaggtggtgccAGGCTGGTGCACCATCCACAAGGTACGCAGCGGTGTGTTCCTCAAGATTAACAAAGGCCGAGAGCTGAGCAGCGTGGAGGACGAGCTGAATAGAGTCATCAAGGAGCGTCAGTGA